A single genomic interval of Eurosta solidaginis isolate ZX-2024a chromosome 3, ASM4086904v1, whole genome shotgun sequence harbors:
- the LOC137244077 gene encoding uncharacterized protein — protein MSKPQPQTRTTQLRNNFRTTAGNTTKRTAGSNPSKAISGSTKVNSQHKATSCTSPKVTNPVLDEKLKRKSTIPARATEQPAVVKSLTSRDVFKPQIKLATKPATIPSKYIRQTTTNSNVPITKTQLAVTPRKSVIGKQPIRAKHNLKITEEVKKRPPTAVKPNPVLDTYHNVTVASPPPRRKETIKESIRDKVMRDENAEPPKRVRTHSLEEEEIIVLRSDSAKRRIEQQILTDEPPAREASVKETNIFDVDANELLTRRAVIKEPVAFEVSLNEPSTGKLRTKSRDASATRSIENRGQAKSEGENENYSDDFESYESDFETGSSAQNDTESDVSPSSICSEDEIKSTRSSSSEEQKSNGVDIMTANVSEDEEESELTQNPVTVIQREKEIDHKLDSGNYEMNSRKHPKLSEITAQMSERTFDSMETAYSVATSDQLDSGISTYANTHDTHGEVDKYVCTYGGYAAFNTHPIQSKRGKQLMSKIQFDTLTFSLFELKPISYEVYMQTYGTLNTTQCSTQTNDDRMSSECQTDSYDIRTMWTQHPPQYDLQTLQGLGGGMNGTMAIQNCCGEVQLEELNSVRALSTDVYDDSLQKLDFFRQSNNNRVIDQQLRRRLHKPTDIERLNSFMLRASHLFIKVLNSTQDLKQEKGLIKCGQYKNSLHEISMGYMQLETNLLSALHVVRVFSSAKHDLIITVHASPPEADVYRSEFSNLLMVWSTSDSSKPLRLLSTWSEVCRAEICYDCADIVVCGLRDGSIAMWDLRETYSFCSKLDGYLTHFAATQSVVPTWSGSTDQSQRLVDIGAVVDVRSFRTPSKAITLGTNRSIQFAALNDSGILSIWTLVETSMKQYEFDTIKTPNTHRPSKRSAAYTSRSRFEYSSPWARVKLIQSAICDLREYLEHGLRRAQTQFEKTKLIFQKEIYSAEALRELNSASVGQHQAQQMQGLRFTGIDTGCERIYVCTNRNFVLTCSKSLKSERFRKININEDCLLFPTALQVLSNENFLAVGLSNGSVRIVNCNQQKLSHQRPDGASLHLDTASSFDDSRRDTSTPRTPDIDPDTGKSCAIQNIILNERRLLTGSTIVAEYDTRPTTAACIALINNQKRPFEIRVYDQQLILSGSALRKDLVQSLQLSSDGWCLFALVNGHIRIYDFYLDREIAEKLCDEKEKRVIDIAVARSSQNQYHLTVLEEENVVEVHLLNQ, from the exons ATGTCGAAACCACAACCTCAAACGAGAACTACACAACTAAGAAAT AACTTTAGAACAACGGCAGGTAATACAACTAAAAGGACAGCTGGAAGTAATCCCTCAAAGGCTATAAGTGGATCCACAAAAGTCAATTCACAACATAAGGCGACATCATGTACATCACCAAAAGTCACAAATCCTGTGTTAGATGAAAAGCTTAAGAGAAAAAGCACCATCCCTGCACGAGCAACAGAGCAGCCAGCTGTTGTCAAAAGCCTAACTTCGCGTGATGTTTTTAAGCCACAAATCAAATTGGCAACTAAGCCCGCAACGATCCCCTCTAAATATATACGTCAGACAACAACCAACAGCAATGTACCAATCACGAAAACACAACTTGCAGTTACACCAAGAAAGAGCGTCATTGGCAAACAGCCTATACGAGCTAAACATAATCTTAAAATTACAGAGGAAGTGAAGAAGAGGCCGCCCACTGCAGTCAAACCAAATCCAGTGCTCGATACATACCACAATGTAACAGTTGCCTCTCCACCGCCACGTCGCAAAGAAACAATTAAAGAGTCAATAAGAGACAAAGTAATGCGGGATGAAAACGCCGAACCGCCGAAACGCGTGCGGACACACTCTTTGGAGGAAGAAGAAATTATTGTTTTGCGAAGTGACTCAGCCAAACGTAGAATTGAACAGCAGATACTTACAGATGAGCCGCCGGCCCGAGAAGCGAGTGTCAAAGAAACAAATATATTCGATGTAGACGCAAATGAGTTGTTGACTCGGAGAGCAGTCATCAAGGAGCCAGTGGCTTTTGAAGTTAGCTTGAATGAGCCGTCGACAGGGAAGCTAAGAACAAAGTCACGTGATGCATCTGCAACTCGAAGTATCGAAAATCGTGGCCAAGCAAAATCTGAGGGAGAAAATGAAAATTACTCAGATGACTTTGAATCCTATGAATCGGACTTCGAAACTGGTTCTTCTGCCCAAAATGATACCGAGAGCGATGTCTCGCCAAGTAGTATTTGCTCTGAAGATGAAATAAAAAGCACACGGTCCTCGTCTTCGGAGGAGCAAAAATCCAATGGCGTGGACATTATGACCGCTAACGTTAGCGAAGATGAGGAAGAATCCGAACTAACGCAAAATCCTGTAACAGTCATACAACGCGAAAAAGAAATTGACCATAAGTTGGATTCGGGAAACTACGAAATGAATTCACGTAAACATCCAAAACTTTCGGAAATCACTGCACAAATGAGTGAAAGGACCTTTGATAGCATGGAAACTGCATACAGTGTTGCCACATCAGATCAGTTAGACTCAGGCATTAGTACTTACGCGAACACGCATGATACTCACGGAGAAGTCGACAAATATGTGTGCACTTACGGAGGGTATGCGGCTTTCAATACACATCCCATCCAAAGCAAACGTGGCAAGCAGCTGATGAGCAAAATCCAATTCGACACCTTAACTTTTTCACTGTTCGAATTAAAGCCAATCAGCTATGAAGTTTACATGCAAACCTATGGCACTTTGAATACCACACAATGCTCGACACAAACTAATGACGATCGCATGTCGTCCGAATGCCAAACAGACTCATACGACATACGCACGATGTGGACTCAACATCCACCACAATATGACCTGCAAACGTTGCAAGGGCTCGGAGGTGGAATGAATGGTACAATGGCGATACAAAATTGTTGTGGCGAGGTACAATTAGAAGAATTAAATTCTGTGCGAGCTCTCAGCACTGATGTTTATGATGACAGTTTACAAAAACTAGACTTTTTTCGTCAAAGCAATAACAATCGCGTAATTGATCAACAATTGAGGAGGAGACTACATAAGCCAACTGATATCGAAAGACTTAATTCATTTATGCTCCGCGCATCACATCTCTTCATAAAAGTTCTCAATTCTACGCAAGATCTCAAACAGGAGAAAGGTCTCATCAAGTGTGGGCAGTATAAAAATAGCCTGCACGAAATCAGCATGGGTTACATGCAACTGGAAACAAATCTCTTAAGCGCATTGCATGTGGTACGCGTATTTTCAAGTGCTAAACATGATCTCATCATAACAGTACACGCGAGCCCGCCAGAAGCCGACGTGTATCGCAGCGAATTTTCCAATCTTTTAATGGTTTGGTCTACAAGCGATAGCTCAAAACCGCTACGATTGCTCTCAACTTGGAGCGAAGTTTGTCGTGCTGAAATCTGTTACGATTGCGCAGATATTGTCGTCTGTGGATTGCGGGATGGTAGCATTGCTATGTGGGATCTGCGTGAAACATACTCCTTCTGCTCGAAACTGGATGGATATCTTACACACTTTGCTGCAACACAATCTGTTGTGCCCACTTGGAGTGGAAGTACAGACCAGTCGCAGAGACTTGTAGATATTGGTGCTGTAGTTGATGTACGCAGCTTTCGTACGCCTTCGAAAGCAATAACTCTGGGCACAAATAGATCAATACAG TTCGCAGCCCTAAATGACTCTGGTATTTTGTCAATTTGGACCTTAGTGGAGACAAGTATGAAACAGTATGAATTCGATACCATAAAAACGCCAAATACCCACCGTCCAAGTAAGCGTAGCGCAGCTTATACGTCAAGATCGCGCTTCGAATATAGTTCGCCTTGGGCGCGTGTCAAACTTATACAAAGCGCAATTTGTGATTTGCGTGAATatctggaacatggtttgcgacgTGCACAGACCCAGTTCGAGAAGACCAAacttatatttcaaaaagaaatttaCAGTGCCGAAGCTCTGCGCGAACTGAATAGCGCAAGCGTGGGGCAACATCAAGCGCAACAGATGCAGGGCTTACGCTTCACAGGCATCGATACTGGCTGTGAACGCATTTATGTTTGCACTAATCGCAATTTCGTACTCACCTGCTCAAAAAGCCTTAAGTCGGAACGTTTTCGTAAGATCAATATCAACGAAGATTGTTTGCTATTTCCCACCGCATTGCAGGTGCTCagcaatgaaaattttctagCTGTGGGCTTATCGAATGGTTCAGTGAGGATAGTCAATTGCAATCAGCAGAAGTTGTCTCATCAGCGACCCGATGGAGCAAGCCTACATTTAGATACTGCGAGCAGTTTTGATGATTCGCGTCGTGACACTAGTACACCACGCACTCCAGACATTGATCCAGACACTGGTAAATCATGCGCCATTCAAAATATTATACTAAACGAAAGACGTCTCCTAACAGGGAGTACCATTGTAGCCGAGTATGATACACGTCCAACTACGGCTGCGTGCATTGCGTTGATCAACAATCAAAAACGTCCATTTGAAATACGCGTCTATGATCAGCAGTTAATATTGAGTGGTTCAGCGCTGCGTAAGGATTTGGTACAATCTTTGCAGTTGTCTAGTGATGGGTGGTGTCTTTTTGCATTGGTGAATGGGCATATACGCATATATGATTTTTATTTGGATCGTGAAATTGCTGAAAAGTTATGCGATGAAAAAGAGAAACGCGTTATTGATATAGCTGTTGCAAGGAGTTCCCAAAATCAGTATCATCTGACCGTATTGGAGGAGGAAAATGTAGTTGAAGTGCACTTATTAAATCAATGA